The segment GCCCCAGCCTCCGAGCGGGTCGCCATACAGAACGAACGGCGCACGCACCAGTTGAACTCCAGTTCCGCAAGGTGAAGCTTGCGGCTGCATCATGTTTACGGGGATCGTCGAAGAAACAGGCGTCGTCGAGAGCATCAAAACCTCGGCCAGTTCCATTCGACTGACCGTGCGCGCGAGGGTGTGCGTCCGCGGACTGAAAATCGGCGACAGCGTGGCAGTCAACGGCTGTTGTCTGACGGTTGCAAAACTGGTGCCGCGCTCGAAACGCAAGTTGATCCAGTTTGATTTGCTGTGCGAGACATGGGAGCGAACCAATCTCCAGTTTGCGCGTCCCGGATCTCTCCTCAACCTCGAGCGTTCCCTGCGGGCGAATGACCGGTTGGGCGGCCATTTTGTGACGGGCC is part of the Candidatus Angelobacter sp. genome and harbors:
- a CDS encoding riboflavin synthase, which codes for MFTGIVEETGVVESIKTSASSIRLTVRARVCVRGLKIGDSVAVNGCCLTVAKLVPRSKRKLIQFDLLCETWERTNLQFARPGSLLNLERSLRANDRLGGHFVTGHIDAVGRILRWERAGRDHVLEVGAPPDVMRYVILKGSIAVDGISLTVAAAGKKSFRVWIIPHTAEVTALRERKVDDAVNLEADLLGKYAERFLASRSLRR